In Lagenorhynchus albirostris chromosome 1, mLagAlb1.1, whole genome shotgun sequence, the sequence ATCAAGGCGAAGAGGTAGGCCCGGCCCCGCGAGCCCCCAGCTCTGATCTCCACTCTGGTCCTCCAGTTGCAGACATGGCCAAGTCCAAGAACCACACCACGCACAACCAGTCCCGAAAATGGCACAGAAATGGCATCAAGAAACCCCGATCACAACGATATGAATCTCTTAAGGGGGTGGACCCCAAGTTCCTGAGGAACATGCGTTTTGCCAAGAAGCACAACAAGAGGGGCCTGAAGAAGATGCAGGCCAACAACGCCAAGGCCGTAACTGCACGTGCTGAGGCTATCAAGACTCTTGTAAAGCCCAAGGAGGTCAAGCCCAGGATCCCAACGGGCGGCAGCCGCAAGCTCAGTCGACTTGCCTACATTGCTCACCCCAGGCTCGGGAAACGTGCTCGTGCCCGCATCGCCAAGGGTCTCAGGCTCTGCCGGCCAAAGTCCCAGGCCAAGGCTCAAACCAAGGCGAAGGCTGCAGGTGCAGCTGCGGCTCCGGCTGTGGCTCCCGCTCCCACTCCCGCTCCCAAAGGTGCCCAGGCCCCCACAAAGGCTCCAGAGTAGAGACCTTTGTCTGCCAATGTGAGGACAGAAGGACTGGTG encodes:
- the LOC132529745 gene encoding large ribosomal subunit protein eL29-like; its protein translation is MAKSKNHTTHNQSRKWHRNGIKKPRSQRYESLKGVDPKFLRNMRFAKKHNKRGLKKMQANNAKAVTARAEAIKTLVKPKEVKPRIPTGGSRKLSRLAYIAHPRLGKRARARIAKGLRLCRPKSQAKAQTKAKAAGAAAAPAVAPAPTPAPKGAQAPTKAPE